One segment of Solanum lycopersicum chromosome 1, SLM_r2.1 DNA contains the following:
- the LOC101254137 gene encoding protein DMR6-LIKE OXYGENASE 2, whose protein sequence is MENMDESFFQETEHRPKQSTIEAEDIPIIDLSPILTSDSSEITNLVAQIGDACKKWGFFQVINHGVPSTCRQKIERASKEFFLLPTEEKRKVSRDEDNPMGFYDTEHTKNVRDWKEVFDFVVENPTLLPASHEPHDTELRELKNQWPDFPNNFREACEEYARGIEKLSYKLLELIALSLGLSSKRLNNYFKDQTSFMRLNYYPLCPIHHLALGVGRHKDPGALTVLAQDDVGGLEVKRKADGEWIQVKPTPDAYIINVGDIIQVWSNDRYESVEHRVIASSNKERFSVPFFFNPSHYVMVEPLEELTNEESPAKYKAYNWGKFFTTRNLSNFKKLNVENIQIYHFRNGDL, encoded by the exons ATGGAAAATATGGATGAATCCTTTTTTCAAGAAACAGAGCACAGGCCAAAACAGAGTACAATTGAGGCAGAAGACATACCCATAATTGATCTCTCTCCCATTCTGACCTCTGATTCTTCAGAAATTACAAATCTTGTTGCACAAATTGGTGATGCATGCAAGAAATGGGGTTTCTTTCAAGTAATCAACCATGGAGTTCCATCTACCTGTCGCCAAAAAATAGAGAGAGCATCAAAGGAATTCTTCTTGCTTCCTACTGAAGAGAAGAGGAAAGTGAGTAGAGATGAAGATAACCCTATGGGGTTTTATGATACAGAGCATACCAAGAATGTTAGGGATTGGAAAGAagtttttgattttgttgtgGAGAATCCAACTCTCTTGCCTGCTTCTCATGAACCCCATGATACGGAGCTCAGGGAACTGAAGAATCAATGGCCTGATTTCCCTAACAATTTCAG GGAGGCGTGTGAAGAATATGCTCGAGGCATTGAGAAATTGTCCTACAAGTTGCTAGAATTAATTGCTCTAAGCTTAGGCCTGTCATCCAAAAGGCTGAACAACTACTTTAAGGACCAAACAAGTTTTATGCGATTAAATTACTATCCGCTATGCCCAATTCATCATTTGGCTTTGGGAGTTGGGCGGCACAAGGATCCTGGTGCCCTGACTGTTCTTGCACAAGATGATGTTGGAGGCCTCGAGGTGAAACGCAAGGCAGATGGAGAGTGGATACAAGTGAAACCAACTCCAGATGCTTATATTATCAATGTTGGTGACATAATTCAG GTTTGGAGCAATGACAGATATGAAAGTGTCGAACATAGGGTGATAGCAAGCTCCAACAAAGAGAGATTCTCCGTTCCATTTTTCTTCAACCCGTCTCACTATGTAATGGTTGAGCCTCTGGAAGAGCTTACGAATGAAGAAAGTCCAGCAAAATACAAGGCTTACAACTGGGGAAAATTTTTCACTACAAGAAACCTTAGCAATTTCAAGAAACTTAATGTTGAGAACATTCAAATATATCACTTTAGAAATGGTGACCTGTAA